In a single window of the Chondrocystis sp. NIES-4102 genome:
- a CDS encoding class II aldolase/adducin family protein — protein sequence MIDEGYIKYDCRWFNQPSIAEVDITELNQWRTKLYKLGLIGQYPNGIGFGNISCRVAASDKQLIISGSKTGGIAELSCAHYTKVIDFDWHKNYVTCQGLIEASSETLTHAAIYVAQPAVMGVIHVHHRQLWRKLLDVVPTTDPSCAYGTPEMAEEIIRLCSIPSTQQQGIIVMSGHEEGILTFGNSLVDAGEIIVNYLENFAG from the coding sequence ATGATCGATGAGGGTTATATCAAGTATGATTGTCGTTGGTTTAATCAACCATCTATTGCAGAAGTAGATATTACGGAATTAAATCAATGGCGCACGAAGCTATATAAACTGGGTTTAATTGGTCAATATCCTAACGGTATTGGGTTTGGTAATATTAGCTGTCGTGTGGCTGCGTCTGATAAGCAACTAATTATTTCAGGATCAAAAACTGGGGGAATTGCCGAACTTTCTTGCGCTCATTATACCAAAGTCATTGATTTCGACTGGCATAAGAATTATGTAACTTGCCAAGGGTTAATTGAAGCTTCTTCGGAAACCTTAACCCATGCTGCGATTTATGTGGCTCAACCTGCGGTTATGGGCGTAATTCATGTTCATCATCGTCAACTGTGGCGTAAATTACTTGATGTTGTGCCTACTACTGATCCTAGTTGTGCTTATGGTACACCAGAAATGGCAGAGGAAATTATCCGACTTTGCTCGATACCGTCTACTCAACAGCAAGGAATTATTGTGATGAGTGGACACGAGGAAGGCATTTTAACTTTTGGTAATAGTTTAGTTGATGCAGGAGAAATTATAGTTAATTATTTAGAAAACTTTGCAGGGTAA
- a CDS encoding group 1 glycosyl transferase, whose product MKISFVNQPWTDACPPEGGDSTGIWSYQIARYFSANDHDVICYGRQKNNNNDHDRKSSIEYRGISPKLDERLQIIGKIATKLDVKSQLPYFASKWFHYGYGLQVALDAAKNTTDVIHIHNFSHFVPIIRKYNPKAKIIIHLHCEWVNRLNQKAIAPRLDQADLILSCSDYITNRIAARFPQYSYKCKTVNNGVDSNYFAPPSTPRPQSSTDSPQFLFVGRISPEKGVHDLIDAFIQVTQKYPKATLTIIGAHVIVAKKLLFDLQPEPEVQALERYYYLDYLEHVKSLVPAHLAKQIIFKGSLPQEQLLPYYQAADVVINPSLSEAFGMSLVEGMATQTPVIATKIGGMTEIVDDQVNGLLTDPGDPQALAAAMLKIVDNPQFALGMGKAGREKVLQSYSWEQIAENLNSHYAAIEAKFESNVSKKTVTRSLFPAN is encoded by the coding sequence GTGAAAATATCATTTGTCAATCAACCTTGGACGGATGCCTGTCCACCAGAAGGTGGAGATTCGACAGGAATTTGGAGTTATCAGATAGCTCGTTATTTTAGTGCCAATGATCATGATGTTATTTGTTACGGTAGACAAAAAAATAATAACAATGATCATGATAGAAAATCCTCAATAGAATATAGAGGTATTTCACCAAAGTTAGACGAAAGATTACAAATAATCGGCAAAATTGCAACTAAATTAGATGTAAAATCTCAACTACCCTATTTTGCATCCAAATGGTTTCACTATGGTTATGGATTGCAAGTAGCTCTCGATGCTGCTAAAAATACTACTGATGTGATTCATATTCATAACTTCTCCCATTTTGTCCCAATTATCCGCAAGTATAACCCCAAGGCAAAAATAATCATACACCTTCATTGTGAATGGGTTAACCGCCTCAACCAAAAAGCGATCGCCCCACGTCTAGATCAAGCAGATTTAATCTTGAGTTGTAGTGACTATATCACCAATAGAATCGCCGCTCGCTTTCCCCAATACAGTTACAAATGCAAAACTGTAAATAATGGTGTTGATAGTAATTATTTCGCCCCCCCTTCTACTCCTCGCCCTCAAAGTTCTACAGATTCCCCACAATTTCTCTTTGTCGGTCGTATTTCTCCCGAAAAAGGGGTACATGACTTAATAGATGCCTTTATTCAGGTAACACAAAAGTATCCCAAAGCAACCTTAACCATAATTGGCGCGCACGTGATTGTTGCTAAAAAATTACTTTTTGATCTACAACCAGAACCAGAAGTACAGGCATTAGAACGTTATTACTATTTGGATTACTTAGAACACGTCAAAAGCCTAGTTCCTGCCCATTTAGCCAAGCAAATCATCTTTAAAGGTTCTCTACCTCAAGAGCAACTTTTACCCTACTATCAAGCAGCAGATGTGGTGATCAACCCCTCCTTAAGTGAGGCTTTCGGCATGAGTTTAGTAGAAGGAATGGCAACCCAAACCCCTGTAATAGCCACAAAAATCGGTGGGATGACAGAAATAGTCGATGATCAAGTCAACGGCTTATTAACTGATCCAGGTGATCCACAAGCATTAGCAGCAGCAATGTTAAAGATAGTGGATAATCCCCAATTCGCATTAGGCATGGGCAAAGCTGGTAGAGAAAAAGTTTTACAATCTTATTCCTGGGAACAAATAGCCGAAAATCTCAACTCGCATTATGCAGCAATAGAAGCAAAATTTGAATCAAATGTTTCCAAGAAAACAGTTACGCGATCGCTATTTCCAGCAAATTAA
- a CDS encoding integral membrane sensor signal transduction histidine kinase: MNLLFQSTRRRLALWYTAVTAILLLLFAVGVYFYVRNTLVDRIDDTLKHVVEVVDRSLVIQPLAETKGVYGVNVDASFNKNVHGLEDDHIDLEWFNPKKELLWSTFEQPIDYPIHIHRSGETVFLGSDRVFRQIVQQVELEHRVLGYLRVSHPWFEVTKPINQLTRDLIIGISLMILSVGGIGWLLSGIAIKPVQVSYASLKQFTADASHELRNPIATIQTNVQMALAYPEAEPQLQRRQLQIIERLTQKMGRLVNDLLFLARADSGIAQQEWQSVPLDALLIDVIEEQRIVATQKGLFLSLRIVDPKLAKNNHNEEDLFTVKGDWDHLSRLFTNLIANAIEHTDKSAEAKEAAVEVELELIKLPAKTLIRESQRQLALQIKVKDNGKGIAQSDLPHIFERFYRADPARSNQREINSPTGAGLGLAIAKAIVENHQGQITVSSKLQQGTIFTVTLPQVNSGGVLEL, encoded by the coding sequence ATGAATTTACTATTCCAATCAACTCGTCGTCGCCTAGCTTTATGGTATACCGCCGTCACAGCGATTTTGCTATTACTATTTGCTGTGGGGGTTTACTTTTATGTACGCAACACCTTAGTAGATCGCATTGATGACACTCTTAAACACGTGGTGGAAGTAGTAGATCGTTCTTTAGTCATTCAACCGCTAGCGGAAACTAAAGGTGTTTATGGGGTAAATGTAGATGCTAGTTTCAATAAAAATGTTCATGGGCTGGAAGACGATCATATAGATTTAGAATGGTTTAATCCTAAAAAAGAATTACTTTGGTCTACTTTTGAACAACCAATAGATTATCCTATTCATATTCATCGTAGTGGCGAAACAGTTTTTTTAGGTAGCGATCGCGTTTTCCGCCAAATTGTCCAACAGGTGGAATTAGAACATCGAGTTTTGGGGTATTTAAGGGTAAGTCATCCTTGGTTTGAAGTCACCAAGCCGATCAACCAGTTAACTAGAGATTTAATCATTGGTATTAGTTTAATGATTCTATCAGTTGGCGGAATTGGCTGGTTATTATCGGGTATTGCTATCAAACCTGTTCAAGTTTCCTATGCCAGTTTAAAACAATTTACTGCTGATGCTTCCCATGAATTGCGTAATCCTATTGCTACAATACAGACTAATGTACAGATGGCATTAGCCTATCCTGAAGCTGAACCTCAACTACAGAGGCGACAATTACAAATTATTGAAAGATTAACCCAAAAAATGGGACGTTTAGTCAATGATCTGTTATTTTTAGCCCGTGCGGATAGTGGTATAGCGCAGCAAGAATGGCAATCTGTACCTTTGGATGCTTTACTGATTGATGTTATAGAAGAACAAAGAATTGTAGCTACGCAAAAGGGTTTATTTCTTTCTTTACGTATTGTTGACCCCAAATTAGCTAAAAATAATCATAACGAAGAAGATCTTTTTACCGTCAAAGGAGACTGGGATCATTTATCCCGTTTATTTACTAATTTAATTGCTAATGCGATCGAACATACAGATAAATCAGCAGAAGCTAAAGAAGCTGCGGTTGAAGTGGAATTAGAATTAATCAAACTACCCGCCAAAACCCTTATTAGGGAATCCCAGCGTCAGTTAGCCCTACAAATTAAAGTAAAGGATAATGGCAAAGGTATTGCACAATCAGATTTACCTCATATATTTGAGCGTTTCTATCGTGCTGATCCTGCTCGCTCTAATCAAAGAGAGATTAATTCCCCTACAGGTGCTGGTTTGGGGCTAGCGATCGCCAAAGCAATTGTAGAAAATCATCAAGGACAAATTACCGTTAGCAGTAAGTTACAACAGGGAACTATTTTTACTGTCACTCTACCTCAAGTTAATTCTGGAGGTGTTTTAGAGCTTTAG
- a CDS encoding glycosyl transferase, group 2 family protein, whose translation MEKYLVSVIIPTYNRADLIPRAIASVIGQVYQNWEIIVVDDASDQDIAQVIKSINDSRITYIRHQTNLGGSAARNTGIKYAQGEYIAFLDSDDLWLPDKLSLQLAAIAQQESQDNLVCYSQFQKSQQVFYQPAVLPRRGKQQQESIADYFWLSGGEMLTSTLLVSRDLAAATLFQAQLPKHQDLDFSLRLAQQGARFIFVPQVLVIWHNESRSDRISLIANPEFSLDWIEQYRPTISQGAWLGFVVKEVVPKMIKNSDNQAQVIKLIFQAWHKQVISPIYGLYLLIKLALPDHYLQLIKKIIKPRVISG comes from the coding sequence ATGGAAAAGTATCTCGTAAGCGTTATTATCCCTACTTATAACCGTGCTGATTTAATCCCTAGAGCGATCGCCTCAGTTATAGGACAAGTGTATCAAAATTGGGAAATTATTGTAGTTGATGATGCTTCAGATCAAGATATTGCTCAAGTTATTAAGTCTATTAATGATAGTCGGATCACTTATATACGCCACCAAACTAATCTCGGTGGTTCAGCCGCTAGGAATACAGGTATAAAATACGCCCAGGGGGAATATATTGCTTTTTTAGATTCTGATGATCTTTGGCTACCAGATAAGCTAAGTTTACAATTAGCAGCGATCGCCCAACAGGAAAGTCAGGATAATTTAGTTTGCTATAGTCAGTTTCAAAAAAGCCAACAAGTATTTTATCAACCTGCGGTTTTACCTCGTCGCGGTAAGCAACAACAAGAGAGTATTGCTGATTACTTTTGGTTATCTGGAGGTGAAATGTTAACTAGTACCCTCTTGGTTTCTCGTGATTTGGCTGCTGCAACTTTATTTCAAGCTCAATTACCCAAACATCAAGATTTAGATTTTAGTTTGCGTTTAGCTCAACAGGGCGCAAGGTTTATTTTTGTTCCTCAAGTTTTAGTCATTTGGCATAATGAATCCAGGAGCGATCGCATTTCTTTAATTGCTAATCCAGAGTTTTCTCTTGATTGGATCGAACAATATCGCCCTACTATTTCTCAGGGTGCATGGTTGGGTTTTGTAGTTAAAGAAGTTGTTCCCAAAATGATTAAAAATTCGGATAATCAAGCTCAAGTGATTAAATTGATTTTCCAAGCATGGCATAAGCAAGTCATTTCCCCTATTTATGGTTTATATTTATTGATTAAATTGGCACTACCAGATCACTATTTACAATTAATCAAAAAAATAATTAAACCTAGGGTTATTAGTGGTTAA
- a CDS encoding ATPase AAA-2 domain protein — MFEYFNEKAIKNVVLAQEEARNTGHNLVGTEHILLGVIGEGTSIAAELLADLGIELDKTREFAIEVIGKGSGFIPANIPFTPKAKKILEQAFNEARQLKSNFISPEHILLAIVKQSDNMAAKLLVKQNVDLRQLRTDLIKKLGEAEVVSTSSNRENPFGFGGEREKPAKLAEFSINLTELAREGKLDPVVGRYPEIERAVQILGRRTKNNPILVGEPGVGKTAIAEGLAQRIVAEDVSPLLLNKEVISLDMGSLLAGTKFRGEFEERLKTIVEEVRKAGNIILVIDEIHTLVGAGAMGGAMDAANMLKPALARGEIQCLGSTTLNEYRQYIERDAALERRFQKVQVGEPSVSEAIDIIQGLRKTYEDFHKVKYTNEAISAAVNLSERYISDRFLPDKAIDLIDEAGSRTHLNHCLQSKEESRVDVATINPEALTPVVDEDAIAQIVAAWTGIPVSKMSETESEALLYLEDNLHERVIGQDEAVKAVSRALRRSRSGLGDRKRPIASMFFSGPTGVGKTELAKALATQMFGSQDAIVRVDMSEYMESHTVSKLIGSPPGFVGYDEGGQLTEAVRRQPYTIVLFDEIEKAHPDIFNLMLQLLDDGHLTDAQGRKVSFKNTIIIMTSNIGSKVIEKGGSGLGFEFSGDQDTAQYNRIKELVNQELKNYFRPEFINRLDEIIVFRQLTKSEVKQIADILLTEVSDRLKQQREITLGVTTAFADKVIEEGFDPSYGARPLRRAIMRLLEDSLAEAILSGRVNDGDNALVDVDEAGKTIVSAVQQQVLVEATR, encoded by the coding sequence ATGTTTGAATACTTCAATGAAAAAGCTATAAAAAATGTTGTATTAGCCCAAGAAGAAGCCAGAAATACAGGGCATAACCTTGTAGGGACGGAGCATATTTTATTGGGAGTGATTGGGGAGGGGACATCAATAGCAGCCGAGCTATTAGCAGATTTAGGCATTGAACTAGATAAAACAAGAGAATTTGCCATTGAAGTTATCGGCAAAGGATCAGGGTTTATACCCGCCAATATTCCCTTTACTCCTAAAGCTAAAAAGATTTTAGAGCAAGCTTTTAATGAAGCAAGACAATTAAAGAGTAATTTTATTAGTCCTGAGCATATCCTTTTGGCAATTGTAAAACAGTCAGATAACATGGCTGCCAAACTTTTGGTAAAACAGAATGTGGATTTAAGACAGTTAAGAACAGATTTAATTAAGAAGCTAGGGGAAGCGGAAGTAGTATCTACGTCGAGTAATCGAGAAAATCCCTTTGGTTTTGGTGGAGAGAGAGAGAAACCAGCAAAACTAGCAGAATTTAGTATAAATCTAACAGAACTTGCTAGAGAAGGCAAGCTAGATCCTGTGGTGGGGAGATATCCAGAAATCGAGCGCGCAGTTCAAATTTTGGGTAGAAGAACTAAAAACAATCCTATCCTAGTAGGAGAGCCTGGAGTAGGTAAAACAGCGATCGCCGAAGGATTAGCACAAAGAATAGTTGCTGAGGATGTATCGCCTCTATTGCTAAACAAAGAAGTGATTAGCCTAGATATGGGTTCACTCTTAGCAGGAACAAAGTTTAGAGGGGAATTTGAAGAGCGACTCAAAACTATTGTCGAAGAAGTGCGTAAAGCAGGAAACATCATCTTAGTGATCGATGAAATCCATACCTTAGTAGGTGCAGGAGCAATGGGCGGTGCAATGGATGCTGCTAATATGCTCAAACCAGCTTTAGCACGGGGCGAAATTCAATGTTTGGGTAGTACCACCCTCAATGAGTATCGTCAGTATATAGAGCGCGATGCAGCTTTAGAACGTCGTTTCCAAAAAGTTCAAGTGGGTGAACCTTCAGTCTCAGAAGCGATCGACATCATTCAAGGTCTACGTAAAACCTATGAAGATTTCCATAAGGTTAAGTATACCAATGAAGCAATTAGTGCAGCCGTAAACCTTTCAGAAAGATACATTAGCGATCGCTTTTTACCAGACAAGGCGATAGATTTAATCGATGAAGCTGGTTCTCGTACCCATCTTAATCATTGTTTACAAAGTAAAGAAGAAAGCCGTGTTGATGTTGCTACCATCAATCCAGAAGCCTTAACCCCTGTAGTAGACGAAGATGCGATCGCGCAAATTGTCGCTGCTTGGACAGGTATACCCGTTAGTAAAATGAGTGAAACTGAATCTGAGGCTTTACTATATTTAGAAGATAATCTTCATGAGCGAGTAATAGGTCAGGATGAAGCAGTAAAAGCAGTTTCTAGAGCCTTACGTCGTTCTCGTTCGGGTTTAGGCGATCGCAAGCGTCCTATTGCTAGTATGTTCTTCTCAGGGCCCACTGGAGTAGGTAAAACTGAACTGGCTAAAGCTTTAGCTACCCAAATGTTTGGTTCACAAGATGCTATTGTACGGGTGGATATGTCTGAGTATATGGAATCCCATACTGTATCTAAGCTAATAGGCTCACCTCCTGGGTTTGTTGGTTATGACGAAGGTGGACAGTTAACCGAAGCAGTACGTCGTCAACCCTATACTATTGTTCTGTTTGATGAAATTGAAAAAGCTCATCCAGATATCTTTAATTTGATGTTGCAATTACTTGATGATGGTCATCTTACTGATGCTCAAGGGCGGAAAGTAAGCTTTAAAAACACCATTATCATTATGACTTCTAATATCGGGTCTAAAGTTATCGAAAAAGGTGGTAGTGGTTTAGGTTTCGAGTTCTCTGGAGACCAAGATACAGCCCAATACAACCGTATTAAAGAGTTGGTTAATCAAGAACTTAAAAACTATTTCCGTCCTGAATTTATTAACCGTCTAGACGAAATTATCGTTTTCCGTCAGTTAACCAAATCCGAAGTCAAACAAATCGCCGATATTCTCTTAACAGAAGTATCAGATAGACTCAAACAACAGCGAGAAATAACTCTTGGGGTAACTACCGCTTTTGCCGATAAGGTAATTGAGGAAGGCTTTGATCCTAGTTATGGTGCAAGACCATTACGTCGCGCAATTATGCGTCTATTGGAAGATAGTTTAGCAGAAGCAATTCTTTCTGGTAGAGTTAACGACGGCGACAACGCTTTAGTTGATGTTGATGAAGCTGGTAAGACCATTGTCTCGGCTGTACAACAGCAGGTTTTAGTAGAAGCAACTCGCTAA
- a CDS encoding phytase: MQLVNGSNIQENQLKDLTLTPVTETPVDPATPDADDPAIYIDADNPQESFVVTSFNDGGLKVYDLAGEEIQAITPENVFYSNVDIAYDVPFTGFVVPGTTVDLAITSDRANDSIAVFTIDPQTQQLTELAPGFEFPESIFGVDDGEATASGLATYNSLVDDLTYVFVSGGEGNQIAQLAINPTTGAADEPIVNATIVRMLDVPVPEGEDVADYQVEAMVVDRETGDLYVAQEEVGIWKYAAEPDNSNEPTLIETVARGNLEADISGLTIYYGEDGNGYLVASSSGDDTFAVYERGGNNSYLGNFAIEGVEGSEGIDITNVSLGDDFDNGLLVVQDIGNFKYISIPEIPLYEPSSFDPRNRENRINDLDNNSTHSADYLNDSNYSGTRIDLHTTTFNDFG, from the coding sequence ATGCAATTAGTTAATGGCAGTAATATCCAAGAGAATCAATTAAAAGATCTAACCTTAACACCTGTAACTGAAACACCAGTAGATCCAGCTACTCCTGATGCGGATGATCCAGCAATTTATATTGATGCTGATAACCCCCAAGAGAGTTTTGTAGTAACTAGCTTTAATGATGGTGGTTTAAAAGTCTATGATTTAGCAGGAGAAGAAATTCAAGCCATTACCCCCGAAAACGTATTTTACAGTAATGTTGATATTGCCTATGACGTACCGTTTACAGGCTTTGTTGTACCAGGTACGACTGTAGATTTAGCTATAACTAGCGATCGCGCTAATGATTCTATTGCTGTATTTACCATCGATCCTCAAACTCAACAGTTAACAGAATTAGCTCCTGGGTTTGAGTTTCCCGAATCAATCTTTGGTGTGGATGATGGTGAAGCTACCGCCTCTGGTTTAGCTACTTATAACAGCCTAGTTGATGATCTTACTTATGTTTTTGTCTCTGGAGGTGAGGGTAATCAAATTGCTCAATTAGCAATCAATCCTACCACTGGTGCTGCTGATGAACCGATAGTTAATGCTACAATAGTTCGTATGCTGGATGTTCCCGTGCCTGAAGGGGAGGATGTGGCAGATTATCAAGTTGAGGCTATGGTAGTTGATCGTGAAACAGGCGATCTTTATGTAGCACAAGAAGAAGTTGGCATCTGGAAATATGCAGCCGAGCCAGATAATAGTAATGAGCCTACTTTAATAGAGACAGTAGCAAGGGGAAACCTGGAAGCGGATATTAGTGGTTTAACTATTTACTATGGTGAAGATGGTAATGGTTATTTAGTTGCATCTTCTAGTGGAGATGACACCTTTGCTGTCTATGAACGTGGGGGTAATAATAGTTACTTGGGGAATTTTGCCATAGAAGGAGTGGAAGGATCTGAGGGAATAGATATAACTAATGTTTCTTTAGGTGATGATTTCGATAATGGGTTACTAGTAGTGCAAGATATTGGCAATTTTAAATATATTTCCATACCAGAAATACCCTTATACGAGCCTAGTAGCTTTGATCCTCGCAATAGAGAAAATAGAATTAATGATTTAGATAATAACTCTACCCATTCAGCAGACTATCTTAATGATTCTAATTACAGTGGAACAAGAATAGATCTTCATACAACCACTTTTAATGATTTTGGGTAA
- a CDS encoding polysaccharide biosynthesis family protein: MAKVVNITCQAAYFTIIVRILGKENYGSFVGIAALAGLIFPFANLGSADVLIQQVSRDKKVFYTYWGNTLIIVFVASLLLTIVAYCISLLFFPAQIDWRAILAILLADLTGLSIFVASAKAFVSYSLLKNSSLLQIISTVNKLIAAIVLAVYFNQPSLWQWAYLYLLSAVVTAIIGIIWVNKTLGKPQLDLKNISPIVAEGVYFSIGESAYNINSNIDKTMLTSMATLEATGIYGAAYRLVEVVGIPIFAILSASYPKFFELGQTGIAACLGLVKKILPFAVIYGIFALIGFITFAPRITWLLGDEYQSAIAAVRWLAPIPIIGSFQLLLADTLTGAGFQKTRSAIQVTTACTNVLLNLWLIPIYSWRGAAWATIASDSFRVLGLAIAVGWHNHQQKQHSNK; encoded by the coding sequence ATGGCTAAAGTAGTAAATATCACTTGCCAGGCTGCTTATTTTACGATCATAGTAAGAATATTAGGCAAAGAAAACTATGGTTCTTTTGTTGGCATTGCTGCCCTAGCAGGTTTAATTTTCCCTTTTGCCAATTTAGGTAGTGCTGATGTTTTGATCCAACAAGTATCGAGGGACAAAAAAGTATTTTATACTTACTGGGGAAATACTTTAATAATTGTATTTGTAGCGAGCTTACTATTAACAATAGTTGCCTATTGTATTTCCTTATTATTTTTTCCTGCTCAAATAGATTGGAGGGCGATTCTAGCGATTCTTTTGGCAGATTTAACAGGATTAAGTATCTTTGTTGCTAGTGCCAAAGCCTTTGTATCCTATAGCTTATTAAAGAATTCGTCCCTATTACAAATTATTAGTACAGTTAATAAATTAATCGCAGCAATTGTTTTAGCAGTATATTTCAATCAACCATCATTATGGCAATGGGCTTATTTATATTTATTGAGTGCAGTAGTTACAGCAATTATTGGGATTATTTGGGTTAACAAAACTTTAGGAAAACCACAGCTTGACCTAAAAAATATTTCACCGATAGTTGCCGAGGGAGTTTACTTTTCAATTGGAGAATCAGCCTATAATATCAATTCCAATATAGATAAAACCATGCTGACAAGTATGGCAACTTTAGAAGCCACAGGTATTTATGGGGCAGCTTATCGGCTAGTAGAAGTAGTAGGCATTCCTATCTTTGCTATTCTTTCGGCTTCCTATCCGAAATTCTTTGAACTAGGGCAGACGGGGATCGCTGCTTGTTTGGGGTTAGTTAAGAAGATTTTACCCTTTGCGGTGATATATGGCATATTTGCTTTAATTGGATTTATCACTTTTGCCCCTCGGATAACTTGGCTTTTAGGGGATGAATACCAAAGTGCGATCGCAGCAGTGCGTTGGTTAGCACCGATACCAATTATTGGTTCATTTCAATTGTTATTAGCAGATACCTTAACTGGGGCTGGTTTCCAGAAAACCCGTAGTGCCATTCAAGTAACAACAGCTTGTACTAACGTTTTGCTAAATCTGTGGTTAATTCCGATCTATTCTTGGCGTGGGGCAGCTTGGGCTACTATAGCATCGGATAGCTTTCGGGTTTTAGGTTTAGCGATCGCGGTAGGTTGGCATAATCATCAACAAAAGCAACATTCCAATAAGTAG
- a CDS encoding LmbE family protein — protein MFPRKQLRDRYFQQINQLQPLSPQDLAASAIVFAPHQDDETLGCGGTIILKQLAAADTKIVFMTDGSRSHNHLIPQAELVIRRQKEALDAAKCLGLKPDQVIFLGFGDGELQQAKEQAKEKVVQLLLAHQPQQVFIPYVRETHRDHLATNQIVLAALAHYPQTINIYEYPVWYWHHFPWTKPWGDRSLKLAYLKASIKAKLGRQLLQEFNYRVDINTVKTQKKQALAQHQTQMERLIDDPSWGILKDVSEGEWLECFFQNIEIFRRTTNKQ, from the coding sequence ATGTTTCCAAGAAAACAGTTACGCGATCGCTATTTCCAGCAAATTAACCAACTCCAACCATTATCGCCTCAAGACTTGGCAGCATCAGCCATAGTTTTTGCTCCCCATCAGGATGATGAAACTTTAGGTTGTGGTGGCACAATTATCCTTAAACAACTTGCAGCAGCAGACACCAAAATTGTCTTTATGACTGATGGTAGTCGTTCCCACAACCATTTAATACCTCAAGCAGAATTAGTTATTAGGCGACAAAAAGAAGCACTAGATGCAGCAAAATGTTTGGGATTAAAACCAGATCAAGTAATCTTTCTGGGTTTTGGTGATGGTGAATTACAACAAGCCAAAGAACAAGCCAAAGAAAAGGTTGTACAATTGCTACTTGCCCATCAACCTCAACAGGTTTTTATTCCCTATGTTAGAGAAACCCATCGGGATCACTTAGCCACCAATCAAATAGTTTTAGCTGCTTTAGCCCATTACCCCCAAACAATTAATATATATGAATATCCTGTGTGGTATTGGCATCATTTTCCCTGGACAAAACCCTGGGGCGATCGCTCGTTGAAATTAGCATATCTTAAAGCTAGTATAAAGGCTAAACTGGGCAGGCAACTATTACAGGAATTTAACTATCGTGTTGATATAAATACAGTTAAAACACAAAAAAAACAGGCTTTAGCCCAGCATCAAACCCAGATGGAACGTTTGATTGATGATCCTAGTTGGGGAATACTTAAAGATGTTTCTGAGGGAGAATGGTTAGAATGTTTTTTTCAAAATATAGAAATTTTTCGTCGTACTACTAATAAACAGTAA
- a CDS encoding methyltransferase FkbM family protein, whose amino-acid sequence MIKQAVYSLLPFLPVNILEKLADSNPSSLKYRLATAGLHQRDVTVRHGIAKGLKFNIGESCPELGLGTYELPIQEIFQQNLHAGDVFYDIGANVGFFSIIAAKLVGNSGQVYSFEPGETNAKSVRHNAQLNNFTHIEVIEKAVSETSGEGELILAKYSGGHALATADAPPDVAGRVTIDLVSIDDLIAENSIKPPNFVKIDIEGAELSALKGMKETIRKYQPTIIYEVDDGDSLAYQRKYQELEAFFKTLDYQVKPVNQDSYATIDWCVGHAIATPAR is encoded by the coding sequence ATGATTAAGCAAGCAGTATATAGTCTTTTGCCTTTTTTACCCGTTAATATTCTCGAAAAACTAGCAGATTCCAATCCTAGTTCCCTAAAATACCGCCTGGCAACAGCAGGACTACATCAGCGAGATGTTACCGTCAGACATGGTATAGCTAAAGGATTAAAATTTAATATCGGCGAATCTTGTCCAGAATTAGGATTAGGTACTTATGAATTACCTATTCAAGAAATATTTCAGCAAAATCTCCATGCTGGGGATGTGTTTTATGATATTGGGGCAAATGTGGGTTTTTTTAGCATTATTGCAGCCAAATTAGTGGGTAATAGTGGTCAGGTTTATTCTTTTGAACCAGGAGAAACAAATGCTAAGAGTGTTCGCCATAACGCCCAGTTAAATAATTTTACTCACATAGAAGTTATCGAAAAAGCCGTTTCCGAGACATCAGGAGAGGGAGAACTAATACTTGCCAAATATTCAGGAGGACACGCCCTAGCTACTGCCGATGCGCCACCAGATGTAGCAGGGAGAGTAACTATAGATTTAGTGAGTATAGACGACTTGATTGCTGAAAATAGCATTAAACCCCCCAATTTTGTCAAAATAGATATCGAAGGGGCAGAATTATCAGCCTTAAAGGGAATGAAAGAAACTATTAGAAAATATCAACCAACCATAATTTATGAAGTAGATGATGGAGATAGTCTTGCTTATCAACGCAAATATCAAGAGTTAGAAGCCTTTTTTAAGACTTTAGACTATCAAGTAAAACCAGTTAATCAAGATTCCTATGCAACTATCGACTGGTGTGTTGGTCATGCGATCGCCACTCCTGCCCGATAA